From Marivirga harenae, one genomic window encodes:
- a CDS encoding bestrophin family protein gives MIKYNPKNWLGLIFHTYSRQVVKTLMPALLIMGAYTGIVTFLLEDYFKLEFNSTTVVHSLLGIVLGLFLVFRVNSAYDRWYEGRKLWGLLLNNSRNLASKINAFIPKENDKDRAFFKGLIPAFAFALRDHLRKGIKPKHLKLVDEEILHELTKKEHIPNAITSLMYQKLNKLLTENKLSPHQFFVLDKEMKEFSDILGGCERIKNTPIPYSYSMFIKKFIFTYTITLPLAFITEFHYMTIPIVLFIFFILISVELIAEEIEEPFGGDVNDLPTGELSEKIETNVKELFD, from the coding sequence ATGATTAAATACAATCCCAAAAACTGGTTAGGTCTAATTTTTCATACCTATAGTAGACAAGTCGTTAAAACTTTGATGCCCGCTTTATTGATAATGGGAGCATACACTGGAATTGTTACTTTCTTGTTAGAAGATTACTTTAAATTAGAATTCAATAGTACAACCGTGGTGCACTCGCTGTTAGGTATAGTTTTGGGTTTATTCTTGGTTTTTAGAGTCAATTCTGCCTACGACAGATGGTATGAAGGAAGAAAATTGTGGGGATTGCTATTGAATAATTCCAGAAATCTGGCTTCCAAAATAAATGCTTTTATTCCAAAAGAAAATGATAAAGACAGAGCATTTTTTAAAGGATTAATTCCGGCTTTTGCATTTGCCTTAAGAGATCACTTAAGGAAAGGTATAAAACCGAAGCACTTGAAATTAGTTGATGAGGAAATTCTACATGAATTAACTAAGAAGGAGCATATACCTAATGCAATTACTTCCTTGATGTATCAAAAGCTTAATAAGCTATTGACTGAAAACAAGTTAAGCCCTCATCAATTTTTTGTTTTAGATAAAGAGATGAAAGAGTTTTCAGATATCTTGGGGGGCTGCGAAAGAATAAAAAATACACCTATCCCCTATTCTTACAGCATGTTTATTAAGAAATTTATCTTTACTTACACAATTACACTACCACTCGCATTTATTACAGAGTTTCATTACATGACGATTCCTATAGTTTTATTCATCTTTTTCATTTTGATCAGTGTTGAGTTAATAGCTGAAGAAATTGAAGAACCTTTTGGAGGCGATGTGAATGACCTACCTACTGGAGAACTGTCAGAAAAAATTGAAACGAATGTTAAAGAGTTGTTTGATTGA
- a CDS encoding penicillin acylase family protein → MKYSLLFFLVLYLQSVSAQITPQKIDIVRDQWGVAHIYAETDAEVAYGLAWAHAEDDFKTIQSTLIAGKLMAGQQFGKDGAGIDFFTQFIGAPDLVEKEKNELSPEFRALLDGYIQGINAYAEKHHKEVLHRKLFPVIEDDMLTAFVLSLSSMSGVDKIVGDIAANKKFNNPYIGIGSNGIAISKTKTTTGESFLAVNSHQPFEGPASWYEVHMHSEDGLNMLGSLFPASPTIFHGVNENLGWAHTVNHPDKMDVYQLRMHNEKKEHYYFDGEVLALEKRKAKLKVKILGISIPISKTYYNSVYGPVLENKNGFFAVSFSSNKNLKAIQQWYEMTKTKNFEEFQSVISRLELPDFNVVYADRDHHIYYVSNAKLPLRNTNYRWDKVLPGDTSATLWNQYHSYDELPSYLDPASGYLFNMNNTPFNATAYEENLDSLDFPSEMGFSIKDNNRSVRFQSLISKKVKLSYQDFKRIKFDIQYPDQFQFVEDVNIIFSLTPEDYPEIEEYLTILQKWDRKAESESVGAGLMKVLITHAKGKKIDKAKGVEIVKKSQSQLIAEFGTIQVPLSKLQVHKRGETEMPIEGLPDVIAPMYTNKFGDGLKEKTYVGESYILLARFGEGLPKLESIMPYGASSKPESPHYTDQMEMFVNKDLKPMTLDKEEIYKNAAKIYHPQVE, encoded by the coding sequence ATGAAATATAGCCTACTATTCTTTTTGGTTTTATATCTTCAATCCGTTAGCGCCCAGATCACACCCCAAAAAATTGATATTGTTCGAGATCAGTGGGGTGTGGCACATATTTATGCTGAAACTGATGCAGAAGTAGCCTACGGATTAGCTTGGGCTCATGCAGAGGATGATTTTAAAACGATTCAATCAACATTGATTGCCGGTAAACTGATGGCAGGACAACAATTCGGGAAAGATGGAGCAGGAATTGATTTTTTTACACAATTTATTGGTGCTCCCGATCTTGTTGAAAAGGAGAAGAACGAATTATCGCCAGAGTTTAGAGCCCTATTGGACGGGTATATTCAAGGAATTAATGCTTATGCCGAAAAGCACCATAAAGAAGTACTGCATAGAAAATTGTTTCCGGTAATCGAAGATGATATGCTGACCGCCTTTGTTTTATCATTATCATCCATGAGTGGGGTAGATAAAATTGTAGGAGATATAGCTGCTAACAAGAAATTCAATAATCCGTATATTGGTATTGGTTCAAACGGCATCGCTATCAGCAAAACTAAAACAACTACAGGTGAAAGCTTTTTGGCCGTGAATTCCCATCAACCCTTTGAAGGACCAGCAAGTTGGTATGAAGTTCATATGCACAGTGAAGATGGATTGAATATGCTAGGCTCACTCTTTCCTGCTAGTCCTACTATTTTCCATGGAGTAAATGAAAATTTGGGCTGGGCACATACAGTGAATCACCCTGATAAAATGGATGTTTATCAATTAAGAATGCATAATGAAAAAAAAGAGCATTACTATTTTGATGGTGAAGTTTTGGCATTAGAAAAGCGAAAAGCCAAGCTTAAGGTGAAGATATTGGGAATATCTATTCCGATTTCCAAAACTTATTACAATAGTGTTTATGGTCCTGTTTTAGAAAATAAAAATGGTTTTTTTGCTGTAAGCTTCAGCTCGAATAAGAATTTGAAAGCCATTCAGCAATGGTATGAAATGACCAAAACTAAAAATTTTGAAGAATTTCAATCAGTCATTTCACGCTTAGAGCTTCCAGACTTTAATGTTGTTTATGCAGATAGAGACCATCACATTTACTATGTTAGCAATGCTAAATTACCACTGCGTAATACTAATTATAGGTGGGATAAGGTATTGCCTGGAGATACTTCTGCCACCTTGTGGAATCAGTATCATTCCTATGATGAACTACCTAGCTACCTCGATCCTGCATCAGGATATTTATTCAATATGAATAATACTCCATTTAATGCTACTGCATACGAAGAAAATCTGGATTCCTTGGATTTTCCATCAGAAATGGGATTTTCTATAAAGGATAACAATAGGAGTGTTCGTTTCCAAAGCTTAATCAGTAAGAAAGTGAAATTGAGTTATCAGGATTTCAAAAGGATAAAATTTGATATTCAATATCCAGATCAATTTCAATTTGTTGAAGATGTTAATATCATTTTCAGCTTAACGCCTGAGGATTATCCTGAAATAGAAGAATATTTGACCATTCTTCAGAAATGGGATCGAAAAGCGGAAAGTGAAAGCGTGGGTGCCGGATTGATGAAAGTGTTAATCACACATGCAAAAGGAAAAAAGATCGATAAAGCTAAAGGTGTTGAAATTGTTAAAAAATCCCAATCCCAATTGATAGCTGAATTTGGCACCATTCAAGTCCCGCTTAGCAAACTGCAGGTACATAAGCGTGGAGAAACAGAAATGCCTATAGAGGGTTTACCTGATGTGATTGCACCAATGTACACTAATAAGTTCGGAGATGGCTTAAAGGAAAAGACCTATGTAGGAGAATCTTATATTTTACTGGCTCGATTTGGTGAGGGTTTACCAAAATTGGAATCTATTATGCCGTATGGGGCTTCTTCCAAGCCTGAAAGTCCTCATTATACGGATCAAATGGAAATGTTTGTCAATAAGGATTTAAAACCAATGACTTTAGATAAAGAAGAGATTTATAAAAATGCAGCTAAAATCTATCATCCTCAGGTTGAATGA
- a CDS encoding DUF1643 domain-containing protein: protein MDWIYETDKTGNYRYSLGKKGKKTLICIGVNPSQAKPEQYDGTVSSVERIALNNQFDSWIMLNLYPQRSADAKLLHHKIEKKYHEQNLEIIESYLEEDEVFIWAAWGNLIDSRPFLKHCLSDIFNMSQFYDCQWLSAGEHLKAGHPRHPLYLKKTTILSEFDMEHYMETVIQPEDDRF from the coding sequence ATGGACTGGATTTATGAGACAGACAAAACGGGAAATTACCGCTATTCCTTAGGTAAAAAAGGAAAAAAGACCTTGATATGCATTGGCGTAAATCCTAGTCAAGCAAAACCAGAACAGTATGATGGTACAGTTTCATCTGTTGAAAGAATTGCTCTTAATAATCAATTTGATAGTTGGATTATGCTCAACCTTTATCCTCAAAGAAGTGCCGATGCAAAATTGCTTCATCACAAAATTGAAAAGAAATACCATGAACAGAACCTAGAGATTATTGAATCTTATCTTGAAGAGGATGAGGTATTTATATGGGCAGCATGGGGAAATCTTATTGATTCAAGACCTTTTTTAAAGCATTGTCTATCAGATATTTTCAATATGAGTCAATTTTACGATTGTCAATGGCTTTCGGCTGGAGAACATTTGAAAGCTGGTCATCCCAGGCATCCTTTGTATTTAAAAAAGACTACAATCCTATCTGAATTCGATATGGAACACTATATGGAAACTGTCATTCAACCTGAGGATGATAGATTTTAG
- a CDS encoding right-handed parallel beta-helix repeat-containing protein: MRTLLSILILFVSLSLSLSCRNSSDVEPESKSSLIPSNDFNFETFDCDDCTYIVTDYKTDGKELNIEPGDIICLDSKVAYDRLLFSNINGTEANPVIIRNCNGQAIIQATKPGGISFEYSSHFKLLGDGGGSNYGIKVTTNTGFYVLMRTFSNQFEIAHLEVAGNNDGFAGIGLKTSPYEDCELFEDPARPWTMTDIIIRNNYVHNVNGEGLYIGHGFHAGWTGNSCPNVVYPHVIKRLKVFSNIIENTGYDGMQIKNGDEDIEIYDNYIFNYGTRAENGQNEGVLIGGPMTGLFYNNVIIKGTGNGLRMLNIGGNNDVYNNIIMESGKSGIRVDGGNEFDLIFDNPYLNFFNNHIINSGEYGFVIFDKRDAVRRFKNNLVINASDQLIAIGSQIDAIDTSHNIATQDLNFVKFKNLDSYEFELLPDSPGIDAGTNVSNFGVDIDIMRRPRPSGASFDVGAFENQ; this comes from the coding sequence ATGAGGACCTTACTATCAATTCTTATTCTTTTTGTTTCCTTATCACTATCCTTAAGTTGTCGCAATAGCAGTGACGTAGAGCCCGAAAGTAAATCATCCCTAATACCATCAAATGATTTTAATTTTGAGACTTTTGACTGTGATGATTGTACGTACATAGTCACAGATTACAAAACGGATGGTAAAGAATTGAATATTGAGCCCGGTGATATTATATGCTTGGATAGTAAGGTAGCTTATGACAGACTGTTGTTTTCTAACATCAATGGTACTGAGGCAAACCCCGTCATAATTAGAAATTGTAATGGTCAAGCAATTATTCAAGCCACAAAACCTGGAGGAATTAGTTTTGAGTATTCTTCACATTTTAAGCTATTAGGAGATGGTGGTGGTTCAAATTACGGTATTAAAGTGACTACAAACACTGGATTTTATGTGTTGATGAGGACGTTTTCTAATCAATTTGAAATTGCCCATCTAGAAGTTGCAGGTAATAATGACGGATTTGCTGGAATAGGACTAAAAACAAGTCCCTACGAAGATTGTGAATTATTTGAAGATCCAGCCAGACCTTGGACAATGACGGACATTATTATTAGAAATAATTATGTCCATAATGTTAACGGAGAAGGACTATATATAGGACATGGTTTTCATGCTGGTTGGACTGGTAACTCATGTCCTAATGTTGTCTATCCTCATGTTATAAAAAGACTTAAGGTTTTTTCTAATATTATAGAAAACACGGGTTATGATGGTATGCAAATCAAAAACGGAGACGAAGATATTGAAATTTATGATAATTATATCTTTAATTATGGGACTCGTGCAGAAAATGGACAAAATGAAGGCGTTCTTATTGGTGGACCAATGACAGGTTTGTTTTATAATAATGTTATTATTAAAGGAACAGGAAATGGACTCAGGATGCTGAATATTGGTGGAAACAATGATGTCTATAATAATATAATAATGGAGTCTGGGAAAAGTGGTATTCGTGTCGATGGGGGAAATGAGTTTGACCTGATATTTGATAATCCATATTTAAATTTCTTTAATAATCATATTATAAACTCTGGGGAATATGGCTTTGTAATTTTTGATAAAAGAGATGCCGTCCGAAGATTTAAAAACAATTTGGTAATTAATGCTAGCGACCAGCTGATTGCCATTGGCTCACAAATAGACGCTATTGATACTTCTCATAATATCGCTACTCAAGATCTGAATTTCGTGAAATTTAAGAACCTAGATTCTTATGAGTTTGAATTATTGCCAGACTCGCCTGGAATTGATGCTGGAACTAATGTGTCAAACTTCGGTGTCGATATTGACATCATGAGGAGGCCAAGACCATCTGGTGCAAGCTTTGATGTGGGTGCTTTTGAAAACCAATAA